CTCGCCGATAACGCCCAGCTCGCCCTGCGTACGTACGACCTTGGCGCGGGCACCGACCTCCATGTCGGTGAGCGTGGTGTCCGGGCCGATGACCGCGCCGTCGCCAATCACGGTGGAACCCCACAGCTGGGTGTTCGGGTGGATGATAACGTCGCGGCCAATCTCCACCTCGACGCCGATCCAGGTGGTCGCCGGATCAATCACCGTCGCGCCGGCGCGCATCGCGCGCTCCACCAGGCGGCGGTTGAGTTCCTTGCCCGCGGCGGCGAGCTGCACGCGGTCGTTCACGCCGGCGAGCTCGCGCGCATCGGGGGCGGTGAAGGCGGCGACCTTCTTGCCGTCGGCACGCGCAATGCCCAACACGTCCGTGATGTAGAGCTCGCCCTGCGCGTTGTCGGTGGTGATGCGGGTCAGTGCGTCACGCAGCACGGCGCCGTCGAACGCGAAGACGCCGGAGTTGACCTCGCGCACGCGGCGCTGCTCTTCGTTCGCGTCCTTTTCCTCCACGATCTCTTGGACGTTGCCGTCCGCGTCGCGGATGATGCGCCCGTAGCCGGTGGGGTTGGAAAACTCGAGGGAGAGCACCGTCACGGCCGCTTCCTCGAGCTCGTGCTTTTCCACGAGCGCTTGGATTGTCTCAGGCTGCAGCAGCGGCACGTCCGCGTTGGTCACCACCACGGTGCCCTGGAAGTCCGGAATCGCGGAAAGGCCCACCTGCACTGCGTGGCCGGTGCCGTTCTGCTCCTCCTGCACCGCCTGCAGGATGGTCACGTGCATAGCCTCTGCGATGCTGTCTACGGCAGGGGAGACCTGGTCGCGCTGGTGGCCAACCACGGCAACCAGATAATCCGGCGAAACACCGGCCGCGGCGTGGAGGGAGTGGGACAGTAGGCTGCGCCCGCCGATTTCGTGCAGCGTCTTTTGGCGGTCCGATTTCATGCGGGTACCCGCACCCGCGGCGAGCACCACAACGGCGCGTTCTGAATGGGTAGGCATGCCCACCAGCATAACGCTTAGGCAGTGTCGGCCGAGACGTCCTTGAGCCGCGACGCGCCGACAACTCCGGCGAAACCGATCGCCGCGAGGAAGAGTAGCGCAGCCTGCGGGCCGAGCATGGAAACCGCCGACGAAACCGCGCCCACCACCAGCAGCACCACGCCCATCACGGTGTTGGACGCGCCGGTAATCACGGTGCGGCGATCCCCCTCCGCCATATCAACCAGGTACGTCTTGCGGCTCACCCGCACAGCGGTGTGTGCGAGGTTGACAAGGAAGAACCCGAGCGGGAACACCCACGCGTTGACCCCTTCCGGTGCCAGGCGCGCGCTGAGCACTAGAAGCACGAGCACCACGGAGGCCACGCCCGCAGCCCAGGCCATCGTGCTTTTCGACGATCGATCCGACCACAGCCCCGAAATCCGCCCACCCAAAAGCGATGCGCCGCCCGAGGCGATGATGAATGCGCCGAGGCCGGTCAGGTCTGCCCCCTCCGCGCTGGCCAGCACCACGATGAACGGCGTGGACAGCCCGTGACCAGCATCAGGGAACGCACAAGCAGGAAGCGCTGCAGGTCGCTGTCGCTTTTGACCAGTTCCCATGTGTCGCGCAGGCTGCTGCCCCCGCCCTTGGTGCCGTCGGTCTCCGCCTCAGGTTCTTTGATGCCTCGGAA
Above is a genomic segment from Corynebacterium sp. CNCTC7651 containing:
- the glmU gene encoding bifunctional UDP-N-acetylglucosamine diphosphorylase/glucosamine-1-phosphate N-acetyltransferase GlmU, whose protein sequence is MPTHSERAVVVLAAGAGTRMKSDRQKTLHEIGGRSLLSHSLHAAAGVSPDYLVAVVGHQRDQVSPAVDSIAEAMHVTILQAVQEEQNGTGHAVQVGLSAIPDFQGTVVVTNADVPLLQPETIQALVEKHELEEAAVTVLSLEFSNPTGYGRIIRDADGNVQEIVEEKDANEEQRRVREVNSGVFAFDGAVLRDALTRITTDNAQGELYITDVLGIARADGKKVAAFTAPDARELAGVNDRVQLAAAGKELNRRLVERAMRAGATVIDPATTWIGVEVEIGRDVIIHPNTQLWGSTVIGDGAVIGPDTTLTDMEVGARAKVVRTQGELGVIGEEASVGPFTYIRPGTELGARGKLGGFVESKNAKIGEGSKVPHLTYVGDATIGKETNIGASSVFANYDGVKKHHTVIGDYCRTGSDTMFVAPVTVGDGAYTGAGTVLTQDVPPGALAIKEGRQRNIEGWVEANRPGTDAAEAARKARES